GAGTTGATTGCCGGCAAGCGGGCGCTGGTGGTTGAAGACGGGCCGACGCTCACTCACGGTGGAATGGAATACGGAGCCGGCTGGTTCGCCGCCAAGCAGGCCGGAGCCGCCGAGATCGTCGACGCGCGCCCGTACGCGGTGGGTACCATCAAAGAAACCTACGACACGTATCCCAACGCCGCGCGGATTCTGCCCGCGATGGGTTACGGCGACGAGCAGGTCAAGGATCTGGAAGACACCATCAACGCCGCGGATGCGGATGTCGTGGTCGAGGGAACCCCGATCGACCTCGACAGAATCATCACGGTCAACAAGCCGATCGCCAACGTCCGGTACGAACTCGAAGAGGTCGAACCGGGAGTCATTGAGGAAATGGTAGCTGCCGCTATCGAAACCAGCTGAGGACATTGAACAATGGGCAAGCGAGGCGTATCCGCTGGGCTGTGGGTCGCGGCATTCATCGTCACCGTGCTGTTGGCCATGTTTCAGCGCATGACCGGACCGAGCCATCCGCTCCGCGGTTCTGCGGTCATGCCGGCGGGCGAGTCCATCAAGTATTCCCTTCCCAGGTCCAACGAGGGGCGACCCGAGATTCGAGTTGCGATTCCCAAATCCGGGAGGGACAGCCGGGCGGTCCTCGAGTGGCGGCGTTTCCCGACGGATGAGCCATTTCAGCGCCTCGCGATGACGGTAAGTCAGGCGTGGGAGTTCGAAACCTGGATTCCTCCGCAGCCGGCTGCCGGAAAGGTCGAATATCGCATCTTGATCGAGGACGGTGGGAGTGTGGTCTCGATCCCTTCGAACGAGACGGTTGTCGCGCGCTATCGCGCTTCAGTTCCCGCCGGTGTTTTGATTCCCCACATCCTGGCGATGTTTCTCGGCATGTTCGTCTCGACGAGGGCGCTGTTCGAGGTGTTTCGACCGGGGTCTCCGAAGGCCCGTGGCCTGATCCTCGCCTCGATGGCGTTGTTGATCGTCGGCGGCCTGATTCTCGGGCCGATCGTTCAGAAATTCGCGTTCGGCGCGTATTGGACGGGCTGGCCATTTGGCCATGACCTGACAGATAACAAGACCCTGATCGCATTTCTGGCCTGGCTGCCGGCAACCGTTTTAGCCTGGCGGCAGAAACGCTCGAGGCTGGCAGTGGCTCTCGGGTGGGTGGTCATGATGGGTGTGTTTCTGATTCCACATAGTGCACGCGGATCGCAGCTTGACTGGTCGCAGGTCGACGAGAGGACCCTACCAGCGGTGATATCCTGACCGGCGTGATTCAGGAAAAGGCAAGGGGCGAAAAGGACCGGAACTTCCTGCTCGTTCGCTCGGGAGAGTCGAGATATGCGCTCCCGGTTTCTATCGTCCAGCGGATCGTCCATGATCTGCCGTCGCACCCGGTCCCTGGTGCGCAGCCACGTCTTCTCGGACTCGCCCAGTTCGCCGGTGAACCGTTGCCGGTGCTCGACCTCCTCGCCACCGTCGAGGGGGAGAAGGTCACGAACTCGGGCACACGGACGACTGTCATCGTGTCCCATCGGACCCGATCCGATCGCTCGCTCCTGGGACTTGCCGTCGCCGAGGTTTTGAACATTTGCCAGACAGCGAAAACGGAAGAAACCGATGGATTTGGCGATGGATGCGCCCCTGAAACGGTCGAAATCGAGGGTCGAACGGCTAAGGTCGTCAATGTGGATGAAATCCTCGGTTGTGAAACACGGGATTCTGGAGCAAAAAATGGCAGATGAGGCTGGTGCCAGGGGACGGCACGCGTGGATCGGATTGGCGTTGTTGCTTGCCGTGGTGCTGGTGGGCGGAGTTTTTCTCGGACTCACCGTCAGCGATCTCCGAGAGGAGTGGTATCTGCAGGTCTATCTGTTGTTCGCCCTGCTCGCAGTCGCGGGTTACGTCCTGCTTGTTCATCTCCCGAACCGGCGCACGATCAGAGATTATCGAGAACTGCAACGAAGCCACGACGAGCAATGCAGCGCGCTCGGTGTTGCGCTCGAGGAGATGCAACACGGAGACCTGGTGGCCGTGAGCAGGCCGAACAACCGATTGCCGGACGAAATGCGGAGGGCGGTGGATACCGCGAGTCGAGCTCTGGCAGCCCTGATCCAGCAGATCCAGTCTTCGTCGGTCGAAGTTGCCACCGCCGCGGGAACAGTGCAGAGGATTTCTTCCGAACTCGCTTCGGTCTCCAGCCAGCAGGCTGCAGCCGTGGTCGAGATCACCGCTATGACGGAAGAATTGGCCCGAGCCGCGGGTCAGATCGCCAGCAACGCGCTGAACCAGGCGGAATTGGCGGCCAAGTCCGAGGTCGCCGGGAATCAGGGGGCCTCCGCTCTCGAGTCAGCGGTGTCGGGAATCGAGGCTGTCAGGCGGCACATGGACGCCATCTCGAATCGGGCAGACAGTCTCGGAGGAAGATCGAGAGAGATCTATCGCATACTCGATCTTATCAACGAGATTGCGCAGGAGACGCACATTCTCGCACTCAATGCGGCGATCGAGGCATCGGCGGCCGGTGAGCACGGCGAACGCTTTTCGGTGGTCGCAGACGAAGTCCGCCGCCTCGCCGAACGCTCGCGGGAGTCGGTCGATTCCGTGAGATCGCACGTGGACGAGTTTGCGGGTTCGATTCGAGGTGTGGTGGAGGCTACCGGAGCGGGCAGCAAGGCTGTGGATCAAGTCTTGCGGGGGAGTGAAAACACGCAGGAAGCGATCGCACAGCTTCGTGGTGCGCTCGCCGACACAGCCGAAGCCGCGAGGGAAATCTCAGAGTCAACCGAAGAACAGCGGACAGCTTCCGACCAGGTGGTTCAGACACTCCGCGATGTAAGCGAGGTCGTACAGCGCATCGCAGACGGGTTGGCGCGCTACACTGGTGCGGCCGACCAGCTCAATCAGCTGGCGCTGACGATTCAGCTTCTTACCCAGAGCTTCCGTATCGATTCCGAACACTCGCTCAAGCACATCCTGATGCGCTGGGCCGACCGTCTGCGTGATTACGCGGGCAACCTCGAGGTGGCGGAAGGGGTGCTCGAGGATCTCCTTGTTGCATGCCCGTATATCGAATTCGTCTTCCTGGTCGATCGCAACGGTTCGATGATCGCATTCGCGGCGAACAGCGAGTTGTTGGGAGATCGTGAGCTTCCCGGGAGCGCGGCGATCGGCGAGAATTATGCCGATCGTCCGTGGTTTCAGGCGGTCTCGAGAGACCAGAGGGCCTCTATCACGGCGATCTACGATTCCCTGCTGACAGGTGATCCGTGCTTCACGATCGCGGTCGCCGTGCGGGACGTCGATGACGACGTTATCGGCGCGCTGGGTGTTGACGTGAATTTGCTGAACTGGACGAAAATCTGAAA
Above is a window of Acidobacteriota bacterium DNA encoding:
- a CDS encoding chemotaxis protein CheW: MIQEKARGEKDRNFLLVRSGESRYALPVSIVQRIVHDLPSHPVPGAQPRLLGLAQFAGEPLPVLDLLATVEGEKVTNSGTRTTVIVSHRTRSDRSLLGLAVAEVLNICQTAKTEETDGFGDGCAPETVEIEGRTAKVVNVDEILGCETRDSGAKNGR
- a CDS encoding methyl-accepting chemotaxis protein translates to MADEAGARGRHAWIGLALLLAVVLVGGVFLGLTVSDLREEWYLQVYLLFALLAVAGYVLLVHLPNRRTIRDYRELQRSHDEQCSALGVALEEMQHGDLVAVSRPNNRLPDEMRRAVDTASRALAALIQQIQSSSVEVATAAGTVQRISSELASVSSQQAAAVVEITAMTEELARAAGQIASNALNQAELAAKSEVAGNQGASALESAVSGIEAVRRHMDAISNRADSLGGRSREIYRILDLINEIAQETHILALNAAIEASAAGEHGERFSVVADEVRRLAERSRESVDSVRSHVDEFAGSIRGVVEATGAGSKAVDQVLRGSENTQEAIAQLRGALADTAEAAREISESTEEQRTASDQVVQTLRDVSEVVQRIADGLARYTGAADQLNQLALTIQLLTQSFRIDSEHSLKHILMRWADRLRDYAGNLEVAEGVLEDLLVACPYIEFVFLVDRNGSMIAFAANSELLGDRELPGSAAIGENYADRPWFQAVSRDQRASITAIYDSLLTGDPCFTIAVAVRDVDDDVIGALGVDVNLLNWTKI